Proteins found in one Pontibacter sp. SGAir0037 genomic segment:
- a CDS encoding DUF2795 domain-containing protein, which produces MYWTLELASYLEDAPWPATKDELIDYSIRSGAPMEVVENLQALEDDGQPYENIEEIWPDYPTKEDFMFNEDEY; this is translated from the coding sequence ATGTATTGGACATTGGAATTAGCTTCGTACCTGGAGGATGCACCCTGGCCAGCTACTAAAGATGAACTTATTGATTACTCCATCCGCTCTGGAGCGCCAATGGAAGTAGTAGAGAACCTGCAAGCACTTGAAGACGATGGTCAGCCGTACGAAAACATCGAAGAGATTTGGCCTGATTATCCTACTAAGGAAGATTTCATGTTTAACGAAGACGAGTACTAA